Proteins found in one Hevea brasiliensis isolate MT/VB/25A 57/8 chromosome 18, ASM3005281v1, whole genome shotgun sequence genomic segment:
- the LOC110638380 gene encoding phospholipase A I-like: MSWGLGWKRPSEIFRLTLNYGTEESEDDLNRMSTSSSSGSFSSSSPSSPLSPPRDQELGFRIDLDWTSAEDEDQVALRLQSHLMVALPLPQDCVTVDLKSREEEEGQEGNVGLEMNVVKRREPLRGMTMSKDGSGQQSDGLGVLTRLLRSNLATGGGGVGDSSGLGYGEHWRNVTLLSLCGCGLSVLPAELIGLPSLEKLYLDNNRLSVLPPELGELKILKVLSVDYNTLVSVPVELSQCVGLVELSLEHNKLVRPLLDFRAMAELQILRLFGNPLEFLPEILPLHKLRHLSLANVRIVADENLRSVNVQIEMENSSYFGASRHKLSAFFSLLFRFSSCHHPLLASALAKIMQDQGNRVVVGKDENAMRQLISMISSDNQHVVKQACSTLLTLAGDVPFAIQLMKCDIMQPIEIVLKSGAHEEVISVLQVVATLAFTSDTVAQKILTKELLKSLKLLCAHKNPEVQRLALLAVGNLAFCLENRCVLVTSESLRDLLLRLTVISEPRVNKAAARALAILGENENLRRAIRGRQVAKQGLRILSMDGGGMKGLATVQILKDFEKGTGKRIHELFDLICGTSTGGMLAVALGIKLMTLGQCEEIYKNLGKLVFAEPTPKDNEAASWREKLDQLYKSSSQSFRVVVHGSKHSADQFERLLKEMCADEDGDLLIESAVKNIPKVFVVSTLVSVMPAQPFIFRNYQYPAGTPEVPFAISETSGVTVLGSPTTGAQVGYKRSAFIGSCKHHVWQAIRASSAAPYYLDDFSDDINRWQDGAIVANNTTIFAIREAQLLWPDTKIDCLVSIGCGSVPTKARKGGWRYLDTGQVLIESSCSVDRVEEALSTLLPLLPEIQYFRFNPVDERCDMELDETDPAVWLKLEAAVEDYIQTNPEAFKNVCERLLLPYQHDDKLSQNLKNQQFQNAKVLYTDENSLSLGWRRNVLLVESLHSLDSGRVVHHARELESFCGRNVIRFSLNLGASGIAKTVPATTFPSPFTSPLITGRFPSSPLSYSPDFGPQKVGRIDMVPTLSLDGIQSGKNATSPPMSPLGQRQLSLPVRSLHEKLQNTPQVGIIHLALQNDSFGSILSWQNDVFVVAEPGDLADKFLQSVKFSFLSMMRGHHRKVTSFLANISTVSDLVRYRPYFQVGNVVHRYIGRQTQVMEDDQEIGAYMFRRTVPAMHLTPDDVRLMVGAWRDRIVICIGKYGPTSTLIKAFLDSGAKAVICPSADPPEIPVTSAHGSGKFHALENGRFEIGEEDTEDEEAEPVSPTSDWEDSDLEKNGEHSMGFWEDDEEELSRFVCQLYDKLFREGARVDVALKNALASHRRMRYSCHLPSIHN; the protein is encoded by the exons ATGTCTTGGGGATTAGGCTGGAAACGTCCGTCGGAAATCTTCCGTTTAACGCTGAACTATGGCACCGAGGAATCGGAGGACGATCTTAACCGTATGTCAACATCGTCGTCATCGGGttcattttcttcatcttctcctTCGTCACCTTTGTCTCCGCCTCGAGATCAAGAGCTTGGATTTCGGATTGATTTGGATTGGACTTCTGCGGAAGACGAGGACCAGGTAGCTTTGAGGTTGCAGTCGCATTTGATGGTGGCGCTGCCTTTGCCACAAGATTGTGTGACAGTGGATTTGAAGAGTAGGGAAGAGGAGGAGGGGCAGGAAGGAAATGTTGGGTTGGAGATGAACGTGGTCAAGAGGAGGGAGCCATTGCGAGGGATGACCATGAGCAAGGATGGGTCCGGACAGCAGAGCGATGGGCTTGGTGTTCTGACAAGGTTATTGAGGTCCAACTTGGCTACTGGTGGTGGTGGAGTTGGGGATAGTTCCGGTTTGGGTTATGGCGAGCATTGGCGGAACGTCACCTTGCTTAGTCTCTGTGGTTGTGGTTTATCG GTATTACCAGCTGAGTTAATAGGATTGCCATCCCTTGAGAAGCTTTATCTTGATAACAATAGGCTTTCGGTTTTGCCACCGGAGCTTGGtgaactgaaaattttgaaagttCTCAGTGTTGATTACAATACATTGGTTTCAGTTCCTG TTGAACTGAGCCAATGTGTTGGATTGGTGGAATTGTCTCTGGAACACAACAAGCTTGTTCGACCTCTTCTCgatttcag GGCTATGGCTGAGCTACAGATACTTAGGCTATTTGGTAATCCTCTGGAATTCCTTCCTGAAATTCTTCCACTGCACAAACTTCGCCACTTGTCTCTTGCTAATGTCAGGATTGTAGCTGATGAGAATTTAAGATCAGTGAATGTACAGATAGAG atGGAGAACAGTTCTTATTTTGGTGCATCTAGACACAAGCTGAGTgccttcttctctcttttatttcGTTTTTCTTCTTGTCATCACCCTTTACTGGCATCTGCACTGGCAAAGATAATGCAAGATCAAGGAAACCGTGTTGTAGTTGGTAAAGACGAGAATGCAATGCGGCAACTTATTAGCATGATAAGTAGTGATAACCAGCATGTG GTCAAACAAGCATGCTCCACTCTATTAACTCTTGCTGGAGATGTTCCTTTTGCAATACAGTTGATGAAATGTGACATAATGCAACCcattgaaattgtgctgaaatcaGGTGCACATGAAGAAGTAATTTCTGTGTTACAAGTTGTGGCCACCTTGGCCTTTACGTCTGATACTGTAGCTCAGAAGATTTTGACCAAGGAATTGCTGAAATCATTAAAATTGCTATGTGCCCATAAAAACCCAGAG GTGCAACGGTTAGCTTTATTGGCAGTTGGAAATTTGGCCTTCTGCTTGGAGAATCGCTGCGTCTTGGTCACCTCTGAAAGTCTACGGGATCTTCTGTTGCGGTTGACAGTTATATCTGAACCACGTGTGAATAAAGCTGCCGCACGCGCTTTGGCAATTCTTG GAGAAAATGAAAATTTGCGGCGTGCCATAAGGGGAAGACAAGTTGCAAAGCAGGGTCTCCGCATACTCTCAATGGATGGAGGTGGAATGAAAGGTCTGGCTACTGTGCAAATCCTTAAAGATTTTGAGAAGGGAACTGGAAAACGTATACATGAATTGTTTGACCTTATATGTGGCACATCAACGGGTGGGATGCTGGCTGTTGCTCTTGGTATCAAGCTTATGACCTTGGGTCAGTGTGAAGAAATATATAAAAATCTTG GAAAACTTGTCTTTGCTGAACCTACACCAAAGGACAATGAAGCTGCAAGTTGGAGAGAGAAGTTGGATCAGCTTTATAAAAGTTCATCGCAAAGTTTTAGAGTTGTGGTACATGGATCTAAa CATAGTGCAGATCAGTTTGAGAGGTTGTTAAAAGAAATGTGTGCAGATGAGGATGGAGACCTGTTAATAGAATCAGCAGTAAAAAACATACCCAAAGTTTTTGTTGTATCAACTTTGGTTAGCGTGATGCCAGCTCAACCATTCATATTTCGCAACTATCAG TATCCTGCTGGAACGCCTGAAGTGCCTTTTGCAATTTCAGAAACTTCAGGGGTCACAGTGTTAGGATCACCAACAACTGGAGCTCAAGTTGGCTATAAACGCAGTGCTTTTATTGGGAGCTGCAAGCATCATGTTTGGCAAGCTATAAGAGCATCATCTGCTGCTCCATATTATCTTGATGATTTTTCAGATG ATATAAACCGCTGGCAAGATGGTGCTATAGTTGCAAATAATACTACCATCTTTGCCATAAGGGAAGCCCAACTTCTGTGGCCTGACACAAAAATTGACTGCTTGGTTTCAATTGGCTGTGGTTCTGTGCCAACGAAG GCAAGGAAAGGTGGTTGGCGTTATCTGGATACTGGGCAAGTGTTGATTGAGAGTTCATGTTCAGTGGACCGGGTGGAGGAAGCTTTGAGTACACTGCTACCCTTGCTTCCTGAAATACAATATTTTCGTTTTAATCCAG TTGATGAACGTTGCGACATGGAGCTGGATGAGACTGATCCAGCAGTCTGGCTGAAGTTGGAAGCTGCAGTTGAGGACTATATCCAGACTAATCCAGAAGCCTTTAAAAATGTTTGTGAGAGACTACTTTTGCCCTATCAGCATGATGATAAATTGTCACAGAATTTGAAAAATCAGCAATTCCAAAATGCAAAGGTATTATATACAG ATGAGAATAGCCTGTCTTTGGGTTGGAGGCGTAACGTGCTACTTGTTGAATCTTTGCATAGTCTGGATTCAGGAAGGGTTGTGCACCATGCTCGGGAACTTGAATCTTTTTGTGGCCGTAATGTAATTAGATTCTCTCTTAATCTTGGGGCATCCGGAATTGCAAAGACAGTGCCAGCAACAACTTTCCCATCTCCATTTACTTCACCTCTGATTACTGGAAGGTTTCCCTCTAGTCCACTTTCTTACAGTCCTGATTTTGGCCCCCAGAAGGTTGGCCGAATTGACATGGTTCCAACTTTAAGCTTGGATGGAATTCAATCTGGAAAGAATGCCACATCACCCCCAATGTCTCCTTTAGGGCAGAGACAGTTATCTTTACCTGTTCGGTCTTTACATGAAAAGTTACAGAATACTCCACAAGTGGGAATTATACATTTGGCCCTTCAAAATGATTCATTTGGCTCAATATTAAG TTGGCAGAATGATGTATTTGTTGTTGCGGAACCTGGAGATCTTGCAGATAAGTTTCTCCAAAGTGTCAAATTTAGCTTCTTATCTATGATGCGTGGCCATCACAGGAAGGTCACATCATTTCTTGCCAATATTTCAACAGTTTCTGATCTGGTTCGGTATAGACCATACTTTCAAGTAGGAAATGTTGTCCATCGTTATATAGGACGACAGACACAG GTTATGGAGGATGACCAAGAAATTGGGGCCTATATGTTTCGTAGAACTGTTCCTGCTATGCACTTAACACCTGATGATGTTCGCTTGATG GTTGGAGCTTGGAGGGACAGGATCGTAATATGCATAGGGAAATATGGACCTACTTCGACTTTAATTAAGGCCTTTCTGGATTCTGGTGCAAAAGCTGTTATATGCCCATCTGCAGATCCCCCAGAAATTCCGGTGACATCAGCCCATGGATCAGGGAAGTTTCATGCTCTGGAGAATGGGAGGTTTGAGATTGGAGAGGAAGACACAGAGGATGAAGAGGCAGAACCTGTCAGTCCAACAAGTGATTGGGAAGATAGCGACCTTGAGAAGAATGGGGAACATTCTATGGGTTTTTGGGAAGATGATGAAGAGGAACTCTCACGGTTTGTCTGTCAGTTGTATGATAAATTGTTTCGAGAAGGGGCGAGAGTAGATGTGGCTCTAAAAAATGCTCTTGCTTCACATCGGAGGATGAGATATTCTTGCCATCTTCCCAGTATACATAACTAG
- the LOC110638370 gene encoding cardiolipin synthase (CMP-forming), mitochondrial: MVIYRSLRTLTTKNHNKNRTFLTAAATSIIPFPYTTATLPLQPLHYSPSPHSPPLFFSPLSKWIAPFQSQGRGPLFLSSPPWKLLQSATPLYLRGNAVVLRKVEALNLNLLRTRISSGLTGQRVLDRVQELKEGVVDDRFFESFVNLPNFISLTRLVSGPLIGWIITNEMYSSAFVGLVLSGSTDWLDGYIARKMRINSVVGSYLDPLADKVLIGSVALAMVHMDLLHPGLVGLVVLRDVALVGGALYHRATSLDWKSSSWHDFFNLDGTHREKVEPLFISKVNTVFQLILVAAALLQPEFGTDETQSCITYLSWLVAATTVASTAGYGAQYMRNKSTLLAKKS; the protein is encoded by the exons ATGGTGATCTATAGATCGCTAAGAACCCTAACCACTAAAAATCATAATAAAAACAGGACTTTCTTAACTGCAGCAGCAACCTCTATAATCCCATTTCCCTATACTACTGCTACTTTACCGCTCCAGCCCTTGCATTACTCTCCTTCTCCGCATTCCCCTCCCCTCTTTTTCTCTCCTCTTTCCAAATGGATTGCTCCGTTTCAAAGTCAAGGGCGAGGCCCTCTCTTCCTCTCCTCGCCTCCCTGGAAGCTCTTGCAATCTGCTACTCCGCTTTACCTCCGTGGAAATGCCGTCGTTTTGAGGAAAGTTGAGGCGTTGAACTTGAATTTGCTTAGGACTCGGATCAGCTCGGGTTTGACCGGTCAAAGAGTGTTGGATCGGGTCCAAGAGCTGAAGGAGGGTGTTGTCGATGATAGGTTTTTTGAGAGTTTTGTGAATCTGCCTAATTTCATCTCTCTAACTCGTTTGGTCTCTGGGCCTCTGATTGGATG GATTATTACAAATGAAATGTATTCTTCTGCATTTGTGGGATTGGTTCTCTCTGGGTCAACTGATTGG CTAGATGGTTACATTGCCAGGAAAATGAGAATCAACTCTGTAGTGGGTTCCTACCTTGATCCTCTTGCTGACAAG GTCCTTATTGGATCTGTTGCATTGGCAATGGTGCACATGGATCTTTTGCACC CTGGACTTGTTGGACTGGTTGTGTTGCGAGATGTTGCACTTGTTGGTGGTGCGCTATATCATAGAGCTACTAGTTTGGATTGGAAG tcGAGTAGTTGGCATGATTTCTTTAATCTTGATGGAACCCACCGAGAGAAGGTTGAACCTCTCTTCATAAGCAAG GTCAATACGGTTTTCCAATTGATTTTAGTAGCAGCAGCCCTCCTTCAACCAGAGTTTGGAACTGATGAAACTCAATCATGTATAACATACCTGAG CTGGTTGGTGGCTGCCACAACAGTGGCATCTACAGCTGGATATGGAGCACAATACATGAGGAATAAATCAACATTGCTTGCAAAGAAATCATAG
- the LOC110638369 gene encoding pentatricopeptide repeat-containing protein At1g61870, mitochondrial, giving the protein MALFFRLRIHFLTGNRRCFSTILSPGSTTPLSSKEKTRVALSLLKSEQNPERIVEICRQASLTPETHLDRIAFSVAISKLSKSNNFSYIQQFLDDLRSSRADLRSSERFAAHAIILFGQANMIDHAIRTFQEYHADVVGSGTGSVKALNALLFACILAKNYGEVKRIFLEFPKSYGVEPNLDTYNKVIKAFCESGSSSSGYSVLAEMDTKRVKPNATTFGNLLAGFYREEKFKDVGKVLEMMKEKYGILPGVSTYNIRIQSLCKLKRSAEAKALLDEMLSRKMKPNCVTYNNLIHGFCCEGNLEEAKRLFNSMIHRGGKPDADCYVRFVHYLCQGGDFDTALRICKESIEKRWVPNLATMKSLVNGLAGIGKVAEAKELVGQMKQRFTKNVNIWDEIEASLPQ; this is encoded by the coding sequence ATGGCTTTATTCTTTCGTCTTCGAATTCACTTTCTGACCGGAAACAGGCGCTGCTTCTCCACAATCCTCTCTCCGGGTTCCACCACCCCACTCTCCTCCAAGGAGAAAACCAGAGTCGCGCTTTCTCTTCTAAAATCCGAACAAAACCCAGAAAGGATCGTTGAAATCTGCCGGCAAGCTTCTCTAACACCTGAAACTCACTTGGATCGGATCGCCTTCTCCGTTGCAATCTCCAAGCTTTCTAAATCCAACAATTTCTCCTACATCCAGCAGTTCCTCGACGATCTCCGCTCGTCCCGCGCTGACCTTCGCTCCTCCGAACGATTCGCGGCCCATGCCATTATCCTATTCGGCCAGGCGAACATGATTGACCACGCTATCCGCACCTTCCAAGAGTATCACGCTGATGTTGTTGGTTCTGGAACTGGGTCTGTTAAGGCTCTAAATGCTCTGCTGTTTGCTTGTATTTTGGCTAAGAATTATGGGGAGGTGAAGAGGATTTTTCTCGAGTTCCCTAAGTCTTATGGTGTTGAACCGAATTTGGATACTTATAATAAGGTTATCAAGGCATTTTGTGAGTCTGGGAGTTCCAGTTCTGGTTATTCCGTTTTAGCAGAGATGGATACGAAGCGGGTGAAGCCAAATGCGACCACTTTTGGAAATTTGCTTGCTGGGTTTTATAGAGAGGAGAAGTTTAAAGATGTAGGGAAAGTATTGGAAATGATGAAGGAGAAATATGGAATTCTCCCTGGGGTTAGTACTTATAATATTAGGATTCAAAGTTTGTGTAAGCTCAAGAGATCTGCTGAGGCGAAAGCTTTATTAGATGAGATGTTGTCTAGGAAAATGAAGCCCAATTGTGTTACTTATAATAATTTGATTCATGGGTTTTGTTGCGAAGGGAATTTAGAGGAAGCGAAGAGACTGTTTAACAGTATGATTCATAGAGGAGGAAAACCGGATGCTGATTGTTATGTAAGGTTCGTCCACTACTTGTGTCAAGGTGGGGATTTTGATACAGCATTGAGAATTTGTAAGGAGAGCATTGAGAAGCGATGGGTTCCGAATCTAGCGACTATGAAGTCACTGGTGAACGGGCTTGCTGGTATTGGTAAGGTGGCAGAGGCAAAGGAGCTTGTTGGGCAAATGAAGCAGAGATTTACGAAGAATGTCAATATTTGGGATGAGATTGAAGCCAGTTTGCCGCAGTAG
- the LOC110638385 gene encoding tobamovirus multiplication protein 1 — MTRMPMLLVPTEIIGLVGDWWDEINESTRWQDGMFYALCAAYALVSSVALIQLIRIELRVPEYGWTTQKVFHLMNFIVNGVRAILFGFHKQVFVLHPKVLTLVLLDLPGLLFFSTYTLLVLFWAEIYHQARSLPTDKLRIVYILVNGGIYFLQVCIWVYLWIHDNSVVEFIGKIFVAVVSIIAALGFLLYGGRLFFMLRRFPIESKGRRKKLNEVGSVTAICFTCFLIRCFVVLLSAFDSDASLDVLDHPVLNLIYYMLVEILPSALVLYILRKLPPKRISAQYHPIR, encoded by the exons ATGACGAGAATGCCAATGCTTTTAGTTCCTACGGAAATTATTGGTTTGGTTGGGGACTGGTGGGATGAGATCAATGAGTCGACTCGGTGGCAGGATGGGATGTTCTACGCTCTATGTGCTGCTTATGCCCTTGTCTCCTCTGTTGCTCTG ATTCAATTAATAAGGATTGAATTGAGAGTGCCCGAATATGGTTGGACAACGCAGAAAGTTTTCCACCTTATGAACTTCATTGTGAATGGAG TTCGTGCAATTTTGTTTGGATTTCACAAGCAAGTGTTTGTTTTGCATCCCAAG GTGCTAACATTGGTATTATTGGATCTTCCGGGACTTCTCTTCTTTTCTACTTACACCCTGCTTGTCCTATTTTGGGCAGAGATATATCACCAG GCAAGAAGTTTGCCAACTGATAAGCTCAGAATTGTTTATATTTTAGTCAATGGTGGAATTTACTTCTTGCAG GTTTGCATCTGGGTATACCTTTGGATACATGACAACAGTGTTGTTGAATTCATTGGAAAGATTTTTGTTGCAG tgGTATCAATTATAGCTGCATTGGGTTTCTTGTTGTATGGAGGAAG ATTATTTTTCATGCTGAGACGCTTCCCTATTGAATCTAAAGGGAGAAGAAAAAAGCTCAATGAG GTTGGATCAGTTACAGCTATATGTTTCACATGCTTCCTCATAAGATGTTTTGTG GTTCTTCTTTCTGCTTTTGATTCAGATGCATCACTTGATGTTTTGGACCATCCAGTTTTGAACTTGATCTATTACATG CTGGTCGAGATTCTACCCTCAGCTCTAGTGCTCTACATCCTGCGGAAGTTGCCTCCCAAGAGAATATCAGCACAATATCACCCAATTCGTTAA